DNA sequence from the Halorussus sp. MSC15.2 genome:
GCAGTCCTGCTCGGCGTCGCGGTGTCCATCGGTTTTCCGGTCGGTCTCGGCGTCAAGTGGGTCACGCTCAGGTCGCCGTGGCTGGCTCGCCACAAGACCGCGCTGCTGGTCGCGCTGTTCGGTCTCTACTTCCTCGCGGTCACGTCGGAGTCGTTCGGTGCGGTACTCACCGCTCTCCAGCGAGCGCTCCGGGACACGCCGCTGGCGTGGTTCGGCGACGCCGCCCTGCTCGGACTGCCGGGCATCGAGGCGGTTCCGACCCGTGCGCTCGCCGCGGCGGCGCTGGCGGCGGTCCTGCTCCCGACGTTCGCGGCCGTCGGCGTTCGGTCGGCGACGACGCTGTGGTACACCGACCGCGCGCAGGGTGGGAGTACCGACCGCGTGCAGGACCAGAGAGACGAGGCGACGGCGCGGGAACGCGGGGACGACCCGGCGACGCCCGCAGACCCACCGCGGGAGGCCAGCGCGGGTCTCGGCGAGCGAGTCCTCTCGGGAGTGTTCTCCGGCGTCCTCGCCCGACCCACGCGGACCGTGACGCTGGCGGTGTGGCGGCGCACCCAGCGCTCGCCGATTCGACTGCTCTACGTCGCTACCCCCTGTTCTTCCTCTACGCGCCGCTCCGGACCGCGTTCGAGAGCGGCGTGCCGACCTCCCTGCCGGTGCTGGTCGCGCTCTACGGGACGTGGGCGGTGGGCGCGACGGCGCTCAACCCTCTCGGCGACGAGGGGTCGGTCCTGCCCGCGACGCTCCTGTCGGGTATCGAGGGCCGCCAGTTCGTCGCCGGGCACGTCCTGTCGGCGACGCTGGTCGGAGTACCGCTGGTGGCGGTGGCGACCGGCGTGACGGGTGCGCTGAGTCCGCTCGCCCCTGCGAAGTGGCTCGCGCTGACCGGCGCGAGCGCCGTCCTCGTCGTCTCCGGTACCGTCCTCGCGGTGGGCGTCGGCACCCTCTTCCCGCGGTTCGGCACGGTCGAGGTGTTCCGGAGTCGCGAGGTCACGATGCCGAGCAAGGGCGCGTTCGCGGCCTACTCGCTGGCGCTGTTGGGCGGCGCGGTCGGCGCGGTGGTGGCGCTCGTCGGACCGATAGCCGAGTTCGTCGGTGCCCTCGCCGGCGTCCCGCAGGGCGTCGTCCGTGCGGTCGGCGCGGCGCTGGCGGTGCTGGTCGGGGCGGTCGGGCCGGTGGTCGCGTACCGGTGGACGACGCGGGAGTTCGAGAGGTACGCACTGGACTGAGGGATTCAATATCAGAGTAGAGGGACGAATATACTAGTGAGCCTAGTACCGTCGGTCCAGCAGCGAGTTCGAGATAAGTAGTCCGACTGAATAAAATACTTATGTTGATTATATGTAGATGATGTCACATGAGGGAACTCCTGAGAAATAAGGAGTACATGTTGCTCTTTACTGGTCGGCTGACTACCAACATCGGAGATAGTCTCTATCTCATCGGTGCGATGTGGTTGGCTTTCGAACTTACTGGGTCGTCGTTCTACGTAGGAGTTGTCGGGTTTCTCACCAAGGCTCCGACTGCGCTACAGTTTCTCTTCGGTCCACTCGCCGACCGCTGGGAACTGAAACGAATTTTCGTCAGTACGCAACTGATTCAAGGATTGCTAGTACTACTCGTACCGCTCGCCGAGGTGATGAACTCACTGTCGATTTGGGTTCTCCTGTTTGTTATCCTACTAGTCTCCGTTACGAACCAACTCACGAGACCAGCGTTCTCGGCGACACTGCCGCTCGTCGTCGAGGACAAGAACATTACTCAGGCGAACTCGTTGTTCTCGACTGCGGCGCAAGGATTTAACGCGGTATTCAATGGACTGAGTGGACTATTGATTAGCCTCACAGGTACAGTTTTGCTGTTTACCATCGATTCGATTACCTTCTTCATCTCTTTGACGCTACTCGGACTCATGACGATTCCCGTAAGGAATAAGCAGGACGTTGAGGGAAGCGAAAAAGATTATCTCGGCGAACTACGGGAGGGTTTCGAATATCTTCATGGGTCGCTCGTTCTCCGGATTATAATCGCGGCTACCATAGCCAATTTCGGTTACGGAGCCGTGTTAGCGACTCTTCCAGAGTTCGCCGACTCGTTCGGTGGTCCGACCACGTACGGCCTCCTCATGGGTGCCGTGTCAGGCGGGTCCTTCGTCGGGTCGCTCCTTGCACTGAAGGTAGATGACGTGCCGTATGGGTGGTTCCTGATAGTCGGGTATCTCATCACTGCTGTCTCGATTTTTCTAGCAATGATTGTCGCCGAACCGTTGTTGACCGCGACGTTTTTTCTTCTTCGCTTCGATATCTCTCGGAGCGTACGCGGTACTCACCATGTCGATGATGCAATCAGTCATCGACAACAGACTCCTCGGCCGAGTCATGTCACTCTCCCAGAGCCTGTACGACGTGATGGTGCCGGTGGGTAGTATTGTCGGTGGTGCGATTGCCGCTACCTTCGCTCCGAGAATCACGTTCTATCTACTCGCATCGTTGTACACGGTTAACTTCGTCTACTTCCTCGTCCATCCACAACTTCGGTCTCTTCCGAAGATTGAGAGCATGGACGAAGACGTGCTGAATCTCGGTTCCTCTTCGTAAGCATCGAGACTTCGGTTGTTTCCGGTCGGGAGAGTGAACAAGACCGCTTCTTAGAACGTCTGTTAGGGTAGGACCCGCAAGACACCTCACAGGGCTTGTTACAACCATAAATAAAACCATCAGAAGTTAAAATATTCGAAACTTTTCATCGCAGTCTCGTTCGACGTGTCGGACTAGCAACTAGATTACGGCGTGATATACAGACGATGGTCCCATCCTTGGCTCGGCAGTCTGGGTGACTTCTCGAGACGAGAAGGCCGAGAAAGACTCGAAAATAGGAGAAAGGAGACGGTTTATCATCACTTGCGGCGAATTCCGAGACTACGAAACGGCGTAGTTGCGGAACTGTTTTACCCGTTCGTTGGCGAAATACGAACAATAATGAGCGAACTCGAAGAGGAGTACCGCCTCGATTATTTCGAGGAAGAGGGCTTCGTCAGGAAGGAGTGCACCGAGTGCGGTGACTTCTTCTGGACGCGCGACGAGGACCGCGAGACCTGCGGCGAACCGCCGTGCGAGACGTACCAGTTCATCGACGACCCCGGGTTCCCCGAGGCCTAC
Encoded proteins:
- a CDS encoding MFS transporter; protein product: MRELLRNKEYMLLFTGRLTTNIGDSLYLIGAMWLAFELTGSSFYVGVVGFLTKAPTALQFLFGPLADRWELKRIFVSTQLIQGLLVLLVPLAEVMNSLSIWVLLFVILLVSVTNQLTRPAFSATLPLVVEDKNITQANSLFSTAAQGFNAVFNGLSGLLISLTGTVLLFTIDSITFFISLTLLGLMTIPVRNKQDVEGSEKDYLGELREGFEYLHGSLVLRIIIAATIANFGYGAVLATLPEFADSFGGPTTYGLLMGAVSGGSFVGSLLALKVDDVPYGWFLIVGYLITAVSIFLAMIVAEPLLTATFFLLRFDISRSVRGTHHVDDAISHRQQTPRPSHVTLPEPVRRDGAGG